The genomic interval CCGAATTGCTTCTTCTTCTCCCGCCATACCGGTGCAAATAAATTTCGCGTTTGGGTGTGTTGCCAGTACAAGAGGGATAGCCCTGAAGAACATGTCGTTCCGCACGTAAGGACGAAACCCGCGCGGGTTCAGGATGATTGGTTCTTCGACGGGTTTCACTGGTGGATAAAACAGATCTGTGTGGATACCGCCGTTGCCTGGCGCGACAAACGTAGATTTCGATGAATCGAAACGCCATTTGACCGCCAGCCGAATATCACGGTGACAATCGGAATGAATTGCGTCTGCGCGTTGCATTGTGCGGCGCGTGTAATAGCGCATGAGCGGGGAGGAGGGCCCGTGCAAGGTGAAATCGTTGCCCCAGGTGGAGACGATTAACCTGTGATCTTGATGCGCTCCGCGAAGATCATGCGGGACTCCTCGGCCGCCGATTGCATATGCGGCAACCATCCCCTCATAGGGAATACGCATGGCGTGGATGAGATCGGGTCGCGCCTCGTCTATGAACGCGCGGAGCTGTTTTGCCGCGCGACGAATCGTCAGCGGACCGAGCCATTGCCGAATGACTGTGCGCAAGCCCAAGGTCCGGGCTGAGGCGGCGCCGGGGCGCTGAGTCGCTTTCTTGAGCCCGCTAAAGGCGACGGGGATGGTCTCCATCCGCTTGATGGGCAAATCCAACGTTGCGGGAAATGTGGAGGCGATATAAACCTCATCGCCGCGCTCGACGAAATGGCGAATCCAATTCAGCGCAATGGGCGAGCGCGCGTCTACCACGAAGAGGATTTTCATGTTTGCGATTATACGTCATTGCCCGAAGCGGCAAGACGGGGTATATTTGCCGGGCATGGACAAAAAGAAGATTTTGGTCGTCGAAGACAACATGGATAATTACGAACTCATCCGCGTGATTCTGGAGCACGGCGGCTATGACGCTTTTCAGGCTGTGACCGGGCGCGATGGCGTGGACGCGGCGCGATTGCAAAAGCCCGACTTGATCCTGATGGATTTGAGCCTGCCCGAGATGGACGGTTGGAACGCGGCGGAACGAATCAAGGCGGACCCTGCCACACAAGATATTCCCATTTACGCGCTCACCGCGCACACCCTGCCGCGCGATCGTTTCCGCGCCATGCAGGCGGGTTGCGACGGCTACTTTACGAAGCCTTTGAATGTGGAAGGCTTTTTGGCTGAAGTGCGCAATGTGTTGGGGAAAAAGAAGAATAAACGCCGTCCGAGGAAATTGATCTTTTAAAAGTTAGGACTTACGCAGTTGAACCTGTTGCGCCGTAGTTGCACTGCGGCGGCGGCAGTACAACTGCCCGCCAACTGCGTAAGTCCTGAAAAGTAACAAATCGGGCGGTTTCGGGTCATGGATGGGATTGTAAAAGTTCGCCGCCCAAAACCGTGTTGTTTGAAAGCCAAACAACCATTTCGAAATCAATTCAAACCAAGAGGTAAACCATGAAACAAATTTGTGTCGTCGGCGTTGGCTATGTGGGGCTGGTCACCGGAGCCTGTTTCGCCGACCTGGGCAACCGCGTGATCGCGTTGGATGTGGACGCGAAACGCATCGAGAATCTCAACAAGGGCATCATGCCGATCTACGAACCCGGGCTGGAGGAACTCGTCAAGCGCAACGTGAAGGCGGGACGTTTGACCTTCACCACCTCGTATGCCGATGCGTTGAAAGGCGCGGAGTTTGCCTTCATCGCCGTCGGGACTCCTGAAGGCGTGGATGGCGCGGCGGATTTGCAATATGTAGAAGTCGCCGCTCGTTCGCTTGCCCAACACATGACTGCCCCGCTGATCGTGATCAACAAATCCACGGTTCCCATCGGGACGGGGGACTGGGTCGCCGATATTGTGAAATCTGCCCAGCCCAAGCCGATCGACTTTGCCGTGGTGTCTTGCCCCGAGTTTCTACGCGAGGGTTCAGCCATCGCCGACTTTATGGCGCCGCACCGCAACGTGATCGGCTCGCTCGATAAAGACGCCGCGAATAAAGTGGCGCAGTTGCATTTGCCGTTGCGCGCCCCTATCGTCATCACCGACTTGCGCACCGCGGAAATGATCAAATACGCCAGCAACGCTTTCCTCGCCGCGAAGATTTCTTTCATCAATGAACTCGCGGACGTGTGTGAAGCCTACGGCGCCGATGTAAAAGAAGTGGCGGCTGGCATGGGGTACGATGCTCGCATCGGGCGTTACTTCCTCGACGCCGGTCTGGGTTGGGGCGGTTCGTGCTTCCCCAAAGATGTGCAAGCGCTCGCGTTCATGGCGAAGCAAAAAGGACTCAACCCGCGCATCCTCAACGATGTGGTGGATGTCAACTACGATCGTCGGCGCGATGTGCCCAAACAAGTGGAAAAATTACTGGGGGGCAACCTGAAAGGCAAAACCGTAGGCATGCTCGGTTTAGCGTTCAAAGAAAACACGGACGATATGCGCGACGCGCCGTCTGTGGATATTTCCAATGAACTGATCGCCGCGGGAGCGAAAGTCCGCGCGTATGACCCGGTGGCGCGCGAATCCGCCGCGCCGCACATGCCCGCTGTCGAAATTGTTTCCGATGTGTACGAAATGGCGAAGGGATGCGACGCGCTCGTTGTCGTCACGCCGTGGAATGAATTCAAACAACTCGATCTAGAGAAAGTCAAAAGCCTGCTCAAATCGCCGGTGATTTACGATGGGCGCAATATCTACGATCCTGCCCGCATGCACGAGATGGGTTTTACCTACCGCGCCATCGGTCGCCCATTCAACAACAACGGACGCGCATGATCCATTCATTGCGAAAGCGTAGTGACGGCTTTATTCGCTTTTTAGCATAACGACTGAAGTCGTTACTACGTTTCTTGATCAAAGATATTCGTCGGGTAGTCGGGTACAATATGCCCCGCTACCCGACTTTGTTCTTAACTACAAGACCAACCAACCAACCAACTAACCAACCAACCAACCAACTAACTAACTAACCAACTAACTAACTAACCAACCAACCAACCAACCAACTAACTAACCAACTAACTAACCAACCAACCAACTAACCAACCAACCAACTAACTAACTAACTAACTAACTAACTAACTAACTAACCAACTAACCAACTAACTAACTACATGCCAAACACTCCTCCCGTCTGTGATTATGAAGGCTCCGACTACCAATCCTCCTTTTGGGATAAGGGCGGACGCGAATACGAAGACCGCGCGGAAGCCATTGCCCTCAAGCGACTCCTCCCTCCACGCGGACGCCTCCTCCTCGAACTTGGGGCTGGCGCGGGCCGCAACACGCCGCGCTATCTCGGCTTCGACCGCGTTGTGCTCCTCGATTATTCGCGCACTCAACTAGAGCAGGCGCAACAGCGGCTCGGCAACTCGGACAAATACATTTACGTCGCGGCGGATGTGTATCGCCTCCCGTTCGTGGATGGCTTGTTCGACGCGGCGACCATGATCCGCGTTTTGCATCACATGGCGGACGCGCCGAAGGCGTTGGGTCAGGTGAGGAATGTATTGGGCGCAAACGGTGTTTTCATTTTGGAATTTGCGAATAAACATAATTTGAAAGCCATTTTGCGGTATTGGCTTGGCAGGCAAACATGGAATCCGTTCACGCTGGAGCCTGTTGAGTTCGTGAAATTGAATTTCGATTTTCATCCGCAGGCAATTCGTCAATGGTTGACCGGGTTGGGTTTTGCCATCGAGAAGATGCTGACCCTTTCTCACTTCCGTATGGGTGTGTTGAAGCGAATCATTCCCGCGAGCATCCTGGTCTTTTTCGATTCAATTCTGCAATGGACAGGCGCGTGGATTCAAATGACGCCTTCGGTGTTTGTGAAGGCTCAATTGAAGACTGGAGATTTGAGATTGGCTGATCTGCCAAGCGATGTGAGATACTACTTCAAATGCCCCAGTTGCGGACATCACCCGCTTGTGGATAAGAAAGAATATCTCGAATGTGGAAACTGCAATAAGAAATGGGGAGTGAAAGATGAGATTTACGATTTTAGAGAGTCGCTCAGTGTATAACGCGAGATGGCAGGCGCAGCGCCAAAACAAACGCGCTCCGTTCGTTGTGAACGGAGCGCGTTGGTTTCCAGTACCGTGAAGGGAAGGCGACAGCGCGACTGACGTAGCGCAAACCGCGCCAAGAACCTGTTTTCGTGACCTGCTGTTACGATTGACTTGTGGACGCTTCCAGTTTTTCCATGCGCCGCGAGCGGATCAACGAAGCCACAATGGAAGTTGTGAGGATGGTTGCGATCACCCCGAGGGAGAGACCGATGGGGATCTTGTAAAAGTCCACGATGAGCATTTTGGCGCCGACGAAGACCAGCACAACCGAAAGCCCAAGCTTGAGGTAGTAGAATTTGTCCACGACGCCCGCAAGCAGAAAGTAGAGCGACCGCAGTCCGAGGATGGCGAACACGTTCGAGGTATATACGATGAAGGCGTTGTCGGTCACCGCAAAGATGGCGGGGATGGAGTCTACGGCGAAGATCAAGTCTGTGCTTTCGACGACTAATAGCACAATGAAAAGCGGCGTTGCGAAGAGTTTTCCCGCGCGGCGGATGAAAAATTTATCGCCTTCGTAAGCGTCGGCAACAGGGAATATCCGTCGGAAGAGTTTGATCACAAAATTCTGATCCGGGATCAATTCGGTTTCCTTGTGCGATGCCATGCGGAAGCCGGTGTAGATGAGAAACGCGCCGAATACGTAGATGATCCAATGGAATTCATGAAGCAGAGCCGCGCCGATGGCAATTAACGTGCCGCGCATAATGAGCGCGCCGATGATGCCCCAGAAGAGAACGCGGTGCTGGTACGCGGCGGGGACTGCAAAAAAGGAAAATAACACCACAAACACAAAGATGTTATCAACACTGAGGGATTTTTCGATCAGATACCCCGCGAGGAAAGCCAACGCGGCTTCGCTGTTTGTGTACGAGCTGGTGGGTGAAATCGTTTGCCAAAAGAAATAGATCCCCAGGTTGAACAATAGCGACAGGCTGATCCACACGACGCTCCAGATCGCCGCTTCTTTGACCGAGACCGCATGTGATTTCCTGTGAAAGATCCCCAAGTCGATGGCGAGCAACGCCAAGACGAAGAGATTAAACCCGACCCAGAGCCATATCGTTCCGTCCATTGTGCATTCTCCTGATAGCCGACCGTGGAAAACAAAAAGCGAGACTCCACAGTCTTGAATGTGGATAGTCTCGCCAGTAGTGCGGATTCTGCACGTACGGCTGGCCGGGAACGTTCGTTCCGTCTTGACGACCAGCCGATGACGTTTATGGGTTGAGTCTGGCGGCAATGTTTCCGCTCGGATCAAACCAGCGTCATGGCTACTCCCTAACTTGCGCCCGATTGTATTGTATTTCTGTGATGAATTCAATCAAAAAATAAACAAACTCTCATTTTCGGCTTTGCAATTTTTTTATGTTTGGCTGGAAAGCGTGTTTTTTTTCGGTATAATCCCGATATCCATGCGCGCCGGCGAATCAAAAATGAAATAGGAGTATGTCGATCACAACGTCTGCGTAAGTTGTGAAGCGCCATCGGACTGTACCGTTCTGCAAATTATCGATCACGCGGAGTTGCCATGACAGATCAACAATCGGGGATGGATGGGGATGTTTTGAAGGCGCGCCGATTCATTGCCTTTATAGGGTTCGCGCTTCTCCTCCTGAGTCAAATCCTGATCGCGTCACAGCCTGTCAATGATCTTGTTGTTTTTCCACCGTTTACGGGCCTGGCTCTAGCGGGCGCAATCTTGTTCCTGGTGGGATTGACACTTCAACCCACAGGGTTTTTGCAAAAGATTTCAACTCATCCTCTGTTTCGCGATCAAGTATTCTGGCGCTTGTTTGCAATAACGCTTTCCGCGCTGGCGGCATACGGCGCGACTCTTTCTCAGAGGAATTACCTGCCTATCATGTCCATTTGGGTCATGGGGGTGATCGGTTACCTGTTCGGGTTTGCGAATGGGGGTGTGTCTGTGGGGACCATCAAGGAAAAAATACGAGAAAACCGCATCGAGATTTTGTTGGCGCTTGCCGTAACGGCCGTTGCTGTCGCCGCGCGTTTTTACAATCTTGGGCAGGTTCCGCGAGTCCTGGATGGCGATGAAGGGTTGGTTGGGCTTGCCGCCCAATCTACGGCTGTGGGAAGGTTATCCAACCCGTTCGCTTTATGGGAAAATTTTGGCGCTCTCTATCTGCAAGTCATCAACATCGCGCTCAGGTCGTTTGGCGCAAATTCCTTTGCATTGCGGCTGGCGCCTGCGATCGGAGGCGTGATAGCCGTTCCCGCGTTATATCTGTTTGCCCGCCAGGTCGGCGGACCCAGAATTGCGTTGATCGCGTCTATTCTGTTGGCGATATCGCATACGCATATCAATTTCAGCCGTATTGCGTCTGTGGCGTATATTCATGGCACCTGGCTTGTGCCGCTTGAATTATATTTCCTCTTAAGCGGGCTCGAAAAACGCCAGGCTTGGCGGACCGCGTTGAGCGGCATTCTGGTGGCGATCCATTTTTCAGTCTATTTGACGGCGCAGGTCATGATTGCGCTTGTGCTGGTCTACATGTTGCTCGCCCTCATTTTTTACCGAGCGTGGTTCAAAACGATCTATCGAGTCGCGCTCGCTTTTTGGGGCGGCTTCTTGATCGCGATCCTGCCGGAAGCGGTTTACATTTCACGCAATACGAACGAATTTCTGAATCGGCTGGCGCAGAATGGAACCTTTCAATCGGGCTGGCTGGATATCACCATCCAAAGCACGGGACAATCGGCGGCGACCATTCTCTTTGGGCGCGTGGTTCACGCCTTTCTGTCGCTTATTTATTACCCGGCGTTCGATTTTTATGGCTCCCCGGCGCCCATGCTAACCGTCGTTTCATCTGTGTTGTTTTTAATCGGCTTGGCTGTCTCCTTATTACGCGCTCGTTCGCGCGAATACCTTCTCCTGAACGGATATTTCTGGGGCGCAACCTTGGCTGTGGGTTTATTTGCCATTCCCCCTTCCGCGGATTCATACCGAATGTTGATGGCGTTTCCCGCGGCGTTGGTCATGTGCGCGATTGGACTGGATCAGATTCTCGCGGTATTTGGGATAGGGTGGCAAAATTCAAAGCAAGCGTACGCGTTCTCTATATCGATAGTCCTTCTCGGCTTGCTCATCCTCAACGCATGGACTTATTTTGGCGATTTTGCGGGCCAGTGTCGTTTTGGAGGAAACCTGGCGGGTCGCTTTGCATCTTATCTGGGGTCATACGTGAAGACCCTCGAGAGCGAGTCTTCGGTGTATTTGCTTAGCGACGGTCAATTTTTTTATGGGAGTCACGCATCCACTGACTTTCTCAGCCAACACAGGCCGATCATCAACCATTCTGATCCGATCGATTCGTTACGCGCGATTCACGGTGAAACGATCATTGCCAACCCGGATCGAATCAAAGAATTGGAAGATTGGGTGCGCCTCCACCCCGGCGGCAAAGTTCATTATGTCTATGATTGCCAAAATACCATCTTGATGGCGTATCAAATTCCCTAGCGAGGAACCTTGGACCCGCGCGAATATGAACTCATGTACCGGGTCGAAGACGAGCATTGGTGGTATCGCGGCATGGCGTCCATCACGCGGACGATGCTTGCCCGTTGGTACGGCGCTTCTTCATCGCTTCGCATCCTCGATGCGGGATGCGGGACCGGTTCAGCCATGACCGCGCTTCTGCCTGCCTATGGTTGCGTGACCGGCGTGGATATTCACCCTCTCGCCTTGCAGTTCTGCCGTAAGAGAGGCATTTCCCGCATCGCTTGCGCCTCAATTCTCGACCTTCCATTTGGTTCGGCGGAATTCGACCTTGTGACCAGCTTCGACGTCCTCTACGAAAAAGCAGTTGATAGCGATCTCGCTGCGCTTCGTGAATTTGCCCGTGTTCTTGTTCCGAATGGGCGCGTGCTTCTACGCCTCCCCGCGTACGATTGGCTGCGCGGGCGGCATGATGAGATGGTGCATACAAAGAAACGATATACCGCCAAAGAGGTCGCCCATTTGCTGGCTGAAGGCGGATTCAAGGTCGAGCACATCACGTTTGCCAATATGTTTTTGTTTCCCCTGGCAGTGTTGAAGCGCATAGGCGAAACACTATTCTCTGCGAGAGAAGGACGATCCGACCTCAACTTGAATGCGGGGATATTCAACACGATCTTCGAGAAAATTCTGACGAGTGAATCAGCCCTCATTGCTAGAAACAGCCTGCCCTTTGGCTTGAGCGTTGTCGCAGTGGGGCGAAAGGGGCAAACCGCGTGACAACGAATCCCGCACAGGGACGAGTGTCCAGCATCAGCGCGGTATTCCCGGCGTATAACGATGGCGGTTCGATCGCGAGCATGATCAGCGCGGCGAGCGTTGCGCTGCGTCAGGTCTCCAATGATTTTGAAATTGTGGTTGTGAATGACGGAAGCGCAGACTACACAACAACCGTCCTGGATGAGATGAGGAATAGATATCCCGAATTGCGTATCATTCATCACCCTGTAAATAAGGGATACGGCGCGGCTCTGCGAAGCGGCTTCAAGGCGGCGACCAAAGATTGGGTTTTTTATACCGACGGCGACTCGCAATACAACCCGCTGGAGTTGCCTCTGCTCGTGAGCGCGCTTCACGAGGGCGCGGATGCCGCGAACGGATACAAACTCAGCCGCAATGATTCAATTCTTCGAACTATCATCGGTCGCGCGTATCACAACCTCGTCAAAATATTTTTCGGTATTCGCATCCGCGATGTGGATTGTGACTTTCGTTTAATTCCCCGCAGGATTCTCAACGAGATCGAATTAGAAAGTGTCAGCGGGGCGATCTGTCTTGAAATGGTCAAGAAGATCGAAGACGCGGGGTATGTGTTCGCCGAAGTCCCCGTCAATCATTACTCGCGCAAGTACGGCGTCTCTCAATTCTTCGTCCCCTGGCGGATCATTCGCTCACTGCGGCAGTTGGCTGGACTGTATTGGAAACTTGTTGTTCAAAAAAGACACAAACGGGTTTGAAGCGCCATGGCGTTTTTGTTCTCAGAGACTGTTTTCTTAAGTCTTAAACCCTGTTCTTTTGTACACGGATTTCACGGAACACACGGAAAAAAGACAGCCTTTTATATGATCCTTCCGTGAAAATCCGTGAAATCCGTGGCGTCCGTGTCTAAAAAAGAAGTTAAGAAACGCTCTCTCAGGCAATTTTTGCGATGTTGAGATGCCACGAGGCAGACTGACTCTCAACCTGGTTGAAAATCAATCGCAAGCGGGGTTATATCCAATCTCCCACCTCCACCTAGAATTTCATACTAACAATCGTTATACTGCCGCAATGACTCAACATAGGAAGTGCGGCGCGTTTATTCCCTTTCAACATGTTCCCATATCGCGCTTCATTTATCTTTTATTGCCTCTCCTCCTGTTCTTCGCGTTCACCCTCCCCGCCCGCGCCCAAACCACTCCCGTCTGGGATTCTGCCCAGCGGATGCGCGACCTCGCCTTTCAAGCCCAAAGCGAGTTGTATGCCGCCGCGCGCGCCAGCGACCCCGCCGCCAATTATCAGACCGCCGCGAGTTTGCTCGACCAAGCCGCAGAAATTTACGCGACGAGTCTACAACCCGCGTATCAAAAATCCGCGCCAGAAGCCGACGCGCTGGTTTTGAATTCTTTGACTCGCGCGCGAACCGCCGCGCTGGATGGCAACGCCGCCGCCTTAGCCGCCGCGCGCGGACGCCTCTGGACCGCCCTTTTGCAGGGTAGCCAAACTTTGACTTTAGCCACGCTGACGGCGGGCGACTCTGCCGCCGCCGCTGAATGGCTGAAATTGCGCG from Candidatus Defluviilinea gracilis carries:
- a CDS encoding glycosyltransferase family 4 protein, which gives rise to MKILFVVDARSPIALNWIRHFVERGDEVYIASTFPATLDLPIKRMETIPVAFSGLKKATQRPGAASARTLGLRTVIRQWLGPLTIRRAAKQLRAFIDEARPDLIHAMRIPYEGMVAAYAIGGRGVPHDLRGAHQDHRLIVSTWGNDFTLHGPSSPLMRYYTRRTMQRADAIHSDCHRDIRLAVKWRFDSSKSTFVAPGNGGIHTDLFYPPVKPVEEPIILNPRGFRPYVRNDMFFRAIPLVLATHPNAKFICTGMAGEEEAIRRMRELGIENSVRLLGLIPSNQIADVYRRAPILVSPSIHDGTPNTLLEGMACGCFPVAGDLESIREWITPNENGLLCDSNDPQSIASALIEAIENKALREKSASLNREIISTRAEYGNTMRRAEGFYRGVIGN
- a CDS encoding response regulator, with protein sequence MDKKKILVVEDNMDNYELIRVILEHGGYDAFQAVTGRDGVDAARLQKPDLILMDLSLPEMDGWNAAERIKADPATQDIPIYALTAHTLPRDRFRAMQAGCDGYFTKPLNVEGFLAEVRNVLGKKKNKRRPRKLIF
- a CDS encoding UDP-glucose/GDP-mannose dehydrogenase family protein — translated: MKQICVVGVGYVGLVTGACFADLGNRVIALDVDAKRIENLNKGIMPIYEPGLEELVKRNVKAGRLTFTTSYADALKGAEFAFIAVGTPEGVDGAADLQYVEVAARSLAQHMTAPLIVINKSTVPIGTGDWVADIVKSAQPKPIDFAVVSCPEFLREGSAIADFMAPHRNVIGSLDKDAANKVAQLHLPLRAPIVITDLRTAEMIKYASNAFLAAKISFINELADVCEAYGADVKEVAAGMGYDARIGRYFLDAGLGWGGSCFPKDVQALAFMAKQKGLNPRILNDVVDVNYDRRRDVPKQVEKLLGGNLKGKTVGMLGLAFKENTDDMRDAPSVDISNELIAAGAKVRAYDPVARESAAPHMPAVEIVSDVYEMAKGCDALVVVTPWNEFKQLDLEKVKSLLKSPVIYDGRNIYDPARMHEMGFTYRAIGRPFNNNGRA
- a CDS encoding class I SAM-dependent methyltransferase, with amino-acid sequence MPNTPPVCDYEGSDYQSSFWDKGGREYEDRAEAIALKRLLPPRGRLLLELGAGAGRNTPRYLGFDRVVLLDYSRTQLEQAQQRLGNSDKYIYVAADVYRLPFVDGLFDAATMIRVLHHMADAPKALGQVRNVLGANGVFILEFANKHNLKAILRYWLGRQTWNPFTLEPVEFVKLNFDFHPQAIRQWLTGLGFAIEKMLTLSHFRMGVLKRIIPASILVFFDSILQWTGAWIQMTPSVFVKAQLKTGDLRLADLPSDVRYYFKCPSCGHHPLVDKKEYLECGNCNKKWGVKDEIYDFRESLSV
- a CDS encoding TerC family protein, whose product is MDGTIWLWVGFNLFVLALLAIDLGIFHRKSHAVSVKEAAIWSVVWISLSLLFNLGIYFFWQTISPTSSYTNSEAALAFLAGYLIEKSLSVDNIFVFVVLFSFFAVPAAYQHRVLFWGIIGALIMRGTLIAIGAALLHEFHWIIYVFGAFLIYTGFRMASHKETELIPDQNFVIKLFRRIFPVADAYEGDKFFIRRAGKLFATPLFIVLLVVESTDLIFAVDSIPAIFAVTDNAFIVYTSNVFAILGLRSLYFLLAGVVDKFYYLKLGLSVVLVFVGAKMLIVDFYKIPIGLSLGVIATILTTSIVASLIRSRRMEKLEASTSQS
- a CDS encoding glycosyltransferase family 39 protein, with translation MTDQQSGMDGDVLKARRFIAFIGFALLLLSQILIASQPVNDLVVFPPFTGLALAGAILFLVGLTLQPTGFLQKISTHPLFRDQVFWRLFAITLSALAAYGATLSQRNYLPIMSIWVMGVIGYLFGFANGGVSVGTIKEKIRENRIEILLALAVTAVAVAARFYNLGQVPRVLDGDEGLVGLAAQSTAVGRLSNPFALWENFGALYLQVINIALRSFGANSFALRLAPAIGGVIAVPALYLFARQVGGPRIALIASILLAISHTHINFSRIASVAYIHGTWLVPLELYFLLSGLEKRQAWRTALSGILVAIHFSVYLTAQVMIALVLVYMLLALIFYRAWFKTIYRVALAFWGGFLIAILPEAVYISRNTNEFLNRLAQNGTFQSGWLDITIQSTGQSAATILFGRVVHAFLSLIYYPAFDFYGSPAPMLTVVSSVLFLIGLAVSLLRARSREYLLLNGYFWGATLAVGLFAIPPSADSYRMLMAFPAALVMCAIGLDQILAVFGIGWQNSKQAYAFSISIVLLGLLILNAWTYFGDFAGQCRFGGNLAGRFASYLGSYVKTLESESSVYLLSDGQFFYGSHASTDFLSQHRPIINHSDPIDSLRAIHGETIIANPDRIKELEDWVRLHPGGKVHYVYDCQNTILMAYQIP
- a CDS encoding methyltransferase domain-containing protein, with translation MDPREYELMYRVEDEHWWYRGMASITRTMLARWYGASSSLRILDAGCGTGSAMTALLPAYGCVTGVDIHPLALQFCRKRGISRIACASILDLPFGSAEFDLVTSFDVLYEKAVDSDLAALREFARVLVPNGRVLLRLPAYDWLRGRHDEMVHTKKRYTAKEVAHLLAEGGFKVEHITFANMFLFPLAVLKRIGETLFSAREGRSDLNLNAGIFNTIFEKILTSESALIARNSLPFGLSVVAVGRKGQTA
- a CDS encoding glycosyltransferase family 2 protein, translating into MSSISAVFPAYNDGGSIASMISAASVALRQVSNDFEIVVVNDGSADYTTTVLDEMRNRYPELRIIHHPVNKGYGAALRSGFKAATKDWVFYTDGDSQYNPLELPLLVSALHEGADAANGYKLSRNDSILRTIIGRAYHNLVKIFFGIRIRDVDCDFRLIPRRILNEIELESVSGAICLEMVKKIEDAGYVFAEVPVNHYSRKYGVSQFFVPWRIIRSLRQLAGLYWKLVVQKRHKRV